From a region of the Castor canadensis chromosome 7, mCasCan1.hap1v2, whole genome shotgun sequence genome:
- the Foxo6 gene encoding forkhead box protein O6, with product MAAKLRAHQVDVDPDFAPQSRPRSCTWPLPQPDLAGDEDGALGAGVAEGAEDCGPERRATAPTMAPAPPLGAEVGPLRKAKSSRRNAWGNLSYADLITKAIESAPDKRLTLSQIYDWMVRYVPYFKDKGDSNSSAGWKNSIRHNLSLHTRFIRVQNEGTGKSSWWMLNPEGGKTGKTPRRRAVSMDNGAKFLRIKGKASKKKQLQAPDRSPDDSPPGAPVPGPLPAAAKWAASPASHASDDYEAWADFRGSGRPLLGEAAELEDDEALEALAPSSPLMYPSPASALSPALGARCPGELPRLAELGGPLGLHGSGGAGLPDALLDGAQDAYGPRARAGTPAYFGGCKGGTYGGGGGFGPPALGALRRLPMQTIQENKQASFAPAAAPFRPGALPALLPPPPPAPRPGPVLGAPGELALAGAATAYPGKGTAPYAPPAPSRSALAHPISLMTLSGEAGAAGLAPPGHVAAFGGPPGGLLLDAMPGPYAAAAAGPLGAAPDRFPADLDLDMFSGSLECDVESIILNDFMDSDEMDFNFDSALPPPPPGLAGAPPPNQSWVPG from the exons ATGGCTGCTAAGCTTCGAGCGCATCAGGTGGACGTGGACCCGGACTTCGCACCGCAGAGCCGGCCGCGCTCGTGTACCTGGCCCCTGCCGCAGCCCGACTTGGCGGGCGACGAGGACGGAGCACTGGGCGCAGGGGTGGCTGAGGGTGCCGAGGACTGCGGGCCGGAACGCCGGGCGACGGCCCCGACGATGGCCCCAGCGCCGCCGCTGGGCGCGGAGGTCGGACCGCTGCGGAAAGCCAAGAGCTCCCGGCGGAACGCGTGGGGGAACCTGTCCTACGCCGACCTCATCACCAAAGCCATCGAGAGCGCGCCGGACAAGCGGCTCACGCTCTCACAGATCTACGACTGGATGGTCCGTTACGTGCCCTACTTCAAGGATAAAGGCGATAGCAACAGCTCGGCCGGCTGGAAG AACTCCATCCGGCACAACCTGTCGCTGCACACCCGTTTCATCCGCGTGCAGAATGAGGGTACTGGCAAGAGTTCGTGGTGGATGCTGAACCCTGAGGGCGGAAAGACAGGCAAGACTCCGCGGCGCAGGGCTGTGTCCATGGACAACGGGGCCAAGTTCCTGCGCATCAAGGGCAAAGCGAGCAAGAAGAAGCAGCTACAGGCACCCGACCGAAGCCCCGACGACAGCCCTCCGGGCGCTCCTGTCCCAGGGCCCCTGCCTGCCGCGGCCAAGTGGGCCGCCAGCCCAGCTTCGCACGCCAGCGACGATTACGAGGCGTGGGCCGACTTCCGCGGTAGTGGGAGACCCCTGCTCGGGGAGGCGGCCGAGTTGGAGGACGACGAAGCCTTGGAGGCCCTGGCGCCATCATCGCCACTTATGTACCCGAGCCCTGCAAGCGCGCTGTCGCCGGCGCTGGGCGCGCGCTGCCCCGGCGAGCTGCCCCGCCTGGCGGAGCTGGGAGGCCCGCTGGGCCTGCACGGCAGCGGAGGCGCGGGGCTGCCCGACGCCCTACTGGACGGCGCGCAGGACGCCTATGGGCCGCGGGCCCGAGCCGGGACGCCCGCCTACTTTGGCGGCTGCAAGGGCGGCACCTACGGCGGGGGAGGGGGCTTCGGGCCGCCAGCGCTCGGCGCGCTGCGCCGCCTGCCCATGCAGACCATCCAGGAGAACAAGCAGGCCAGCTTCGCGCCGGCCGCCGCACCCTTCCGCCCGGGGGCGCTGCCCGCCCTGCTGCCACCCCCGCCGCCCGCCCCGAGGCCCGGCCCGGTGCTGGGCGCGCCCGGGGAGCTGGCGCTGGCGGGCGCGGCCACCGCCTACCCCGGCAAGGGGACGGCCCCGTATGCGCCGCCGGCGCCCTCGCGCAGTGCCTTAGCCCACCCCATCAGCCTTATGACGCTGTCCGGCGAGGCGGGAGCCGCGGGCCTGGCACCGCCGGGCCACGTCGCAGCCTTTGGGGGCCCACCTGGTGGCCTCCTGCTGGACGCAATGCCAGGGCCATATGCGGCCGCAGCCGCCGGGCCGCTGGGTGCCGCTCCTGACCGCTTCCCGGCGGACCTGGACCTCGACATGTTCAGCGGGAGCCTAGAGTGTGACGTCGAGTCCATTATCCTCAACGACTTCATGGACAGCGACGAAATGGACTTCAACTTCGACTCAGCCCTGCCTCCACCGCCCCCTGGCTTGGCCGGGGCCCCACCCCCTAACCAGAGCTGGGTACCTGGCTGA